The Pseudoliparis swirei isolate HS2019 ecotype Mariana Trench chromosome 16, NWPU_hadal_v1, whole genome shotgun sequence genome includes a window with the following:
- the prmt6 gene encoding protein arginine N-methyltransferase 6: MRKWHNKTPLSCIPRPENMSHVVKKRKLDKIRQDRLYFDSYTDVTIHEEMIADHVRTNTYRTAILKNSESIRGKVVLDVGAGTGVLSIFCVQAGARKVYAVEACSIAEQAVRIVRQNNMEDRIEVIRGTVETADLPEMVEVIVSEWMGYALLHESMLNSVLYARDKWLKPGGIILPSKAELYVSPISDPVVEDRLHFWYTAKDQYGVDMSCMSDFARRCIMNSDITVNSVTVEDVLSHPARFAELDLHTVTVEELRAVKGAFRCESFGSAAVNAFCVHFTVTFPCPDKPQGLVLSTSPFNPETHWKQAVLYLDAPVDVVQDTVVTGEISMFPSEESARHICIHMDYTIGEQKKQSKTFSIPDWSSESQS; the protein is encoded by the coding sequence ATGCGGAAGTGGCACAACAAAACACCGTTAAGTTGCATCCCCAGACCCGAGAACATGTCTCATGtcgtgaagaaaagaaaattggaCAAAATCCGGCAGGATAGACTGTATTTTGACAGCTACACCGATGTGACCATCCACGAGGAAATGATCGCGGACCATGTCCGGACCAACACGTACCGGACGGCCATACTGAAGAACAGTGAGTCCATACGGGGGAAAGTTGTCCTGGACGTCGGGGCAGGAACCGGCGTGTTAAGCATTTTCTGCGTTCAAGCCGGCGCTCGTAAAGTCTACGCCGTCGAAGCCTGCTCCATCGCGGAGCAGGCGGTGCGCATAGTCCGACAGAACAACATGGAGGACCGAATCGAAGTCATTCGGGGCACGGTGGAGACGGCGGACCTACCGGAGATGGTGGAGGTGATCGTGAGCGAGTGGATGGGTTATGCCCTCCTGCACGAGTCCATGCTCAACTCGGTGCTCTACGCGCGCGACAAGTGGCTGAAGCCCGGCGGCATCATCCTGCCCAGCAAGGCGGAGCTCTACGTGTCGCCCATCAGCGACCCGGTGGTGGAGGACCGCTTACATTTCTGGTACACCGCCAAAGACCAGTACGGCGTCGACATGTCCTGCATGTCCGACTTCGCCAGGCGGTGCATCATGAACTCCGACATCACCGTGAACTCTGTGACCGTGGAGGACGTGCTCTCCCACCCGGCCCGCTTCGCCGAGCTCGACCTGCACACGGTCACCGTGGAGGAGCTGCGCGCGGTCAAGGGCGCGTTCCGGTGCGAGTCGTTCGGCTCCGCGGCGGTGAACGCCTTCTGCGTCCACTTCACGGTCACGTTCCCGTGCCCGGACAAGCCGCAGGGGCTCGTGCTCTCCACGTCCCCGTTCAACCCGGAGACCCACTGGAAGCAGGCGGTGCTGTACCTCGACGCCCCGGTGGACGTGGTGCAGGACACGGTGGTCACCGGGGAGATCAGCATGTTCCCGTCGGAGGAGAGCGCGAGGCACATATGCATCCACATGGACTACACGATAGGAGAGCAGAAGAAACAGTCCAAGACCTTTTCCATCCCAGACTGGAGCAGTGAAAGCCAGTCCTAG